The genomic segment TCCGCCAGAATTCGAGCCGCAGCCCGAGCGAGGTCGGCTCGCCTCTCTCGATGTAGCGGGTGTAGTCGTCGGAAAACCGCTCGGCGGTATGGCGCAAATACGGCGAGGCCTGCCAGGCGAGAATTGCGGCGACCAGCAAGGCGACAGAAATGAGCGCGATACTGCGCCATTTGAGATGAAGCAGTGCAAACACCCCGAACATGATCGGAACGGTGACGAGCGCGGTGCGTGACACCACCACAAACGTCATATTGATGAAGAAGCTTAGCGCCAGCGCCGTCAGCAGCCCGGCGAGCCAATAGCGCTTCTCGCGCAACAGCATCACGATCGGATAGGCAAGCGCGACGGCGCAGAGCGCGAATTCCTGGCTCTGGTCGATGTAGTTCTTGACGAAAATACCGCGCTCCAAGGGGTCGGTCTTGAGCGTGAGGTTCGGATAGAAGGCGACCAGCCAGGACATCACCGACAACAGCGCACAGGATACCAGGAAGGCGACGAACACCCACTTGCCCCGCGGCGAACGCTCGAAATGGTAGAGCAGGACCGGCAGCACGAGCAGCTTGACGGTCGGACTGACCGCGTGGAGGCGGACGCCCCAGGCTGCGTCCGACCACAGCGTCCCCAGCAGCGCGAGAGCGAAGAGTGCGATCGGCGCGATGCAGATCGGGCGCTTCAGCGATTGCAGGAACGCGAGAACGTCGAGAAACGGCACCATGCAGAGCAGCATCAGCGCGTTGAAGATGCCGGCAAGCGACGTCGACCAGGGCAGCGAGGCCGCGGTCAGGATCGCAAACAGATCGACGGTCTCGCGCCAGGCAGCGGGGCTGCGAAGACGACGATGCAACATTTCGCTGGTCGATTCCCGTGCGAGCGCCGTCAATTGCTCCCTCCCCGGGCGCGATGCACCAGCGCCGTCGTGCTGAAGCCTTGGAGGATGTCGACCAGCACGACCACCCCGCCCGCGGCCTCGACCACCTCGTGGCCGACGACCTGCTCGCGGGTGTAGTCACCGCCCTTCACCAGCACGCCGGGCTTGATCCTGGTGATGAGGTCGATCGGCGTGTCTTCCGCGAAGATGACGACGAGATCGACGGCCTCAAGCGCTGCGAGCACCTCGGCACGCGCGCGCTCGTCCTGGACCGGACGATCGGCCCCCTTCAGCCGCCGCACCGAGGCGTCGCTGTTGAGTCCGACGATCAGGCGGTCGCAGGCGGCGCGCGCGGCGGTCAGCACCTTGACGTGACCGGGATGGAGGATGTCGAAACAGCCATTGGTGAAGCCGACGCGAAGGCCCTGCCTTTTCCATTCGGCGAGCTGCGCGTCGAGCGCGGCCGGATCGAGCACGATCTTCTCCTCGGCCGCGAGCGTCGCATGCGGCAGGATCTTGCGTCGCAGCTCGGCCGCGCTGACGCTGGCGGTGCCCTGCTTGCCGACGGCGACGGCGGCGGCGGCATTGGCCATGCGCAGCGCCGTGTCCCAGTCCGCGCCGGCCGCGAGCGAGACCGCAAGCGCTGCGGCGACGGTGTCGCCGGCGCCGGAGACGTCGCGCACCTTCACCGGGACGGCCGGCACGTGAACCGCCCCGCCATTCCGCGGCACCAGCGTCATGCCGCGCTCGCCCTGCGTCACCAGGATCGCCTCGCAATCGGCGAGCCGCATCACGTCCTCGCTGGCCTCGACGATGGTCTGCACCGTTTCGGCGCGGCTGCGGGTCGCTTCCGAAAATTCCTTGCGGTTCGGCGTGAGCAGCGTGGCGCCGCGATAGATCGCCCAGTTCAGGCTCTTGGGATCGACGATCACGGGCTTGCCGAGCTTGCGGGCGGCATCGATGGTGTGGCGGATCACGCGCGCCGTCAGCACGCCCTTGGCGTAGTCGGACAGCAGCACGATGTCGGCGCGCGCGATCTGCGGCAGGATCGCGTCGATCAATTTGGTTTCGACGTCGTCGGACGCAGCCAGCGCCTGCTCCCAATCCGCGCGCAGCATGTGCGTGGAAAAATGCTCGGAGACGAAACGGACTTTTCGCGTGGTCGGCCGCGAGGCGTCGCGCACCAGCACGCTTTCGATGCCGGCTTGATCATCGAGCGCGGCCGCGAGCCGCGCACCGGCATCGTCCTCGCCGATGAGGCCGACGAAGATGCAGCGCGCGCCGAGCGAAGCGACGTTGCGCGCGACGTTGCCGGCGCCGCCGACGTGGATCTCGCTGCGCTGGGCGGCGATGACGGGCGCCGGCGCCTCCGGCGAGATCCGCGACACCTCGCCGTAGACGAACTCGTCCAGCATGATGTCGCCGATGCACAGCACCGTGCGGCCTGAGATGGCTTGCGCGAGGGCATCGAAATCGAGAATGGGCGTCGGCATGGTCTACAGGGCCTCAGCGAAAGCGGTCGGGCCGGTCGAGATAATCCCCGACATAGGCCTTCACCGCGTCCTCGAGCGTCGTGAAGCCGCCGTTATAGCCGGCGCGGAGCAGACGATCGACCTCGCTCTGGGTGAAATACTGGTAGCTATCGCGGATCTGCTCGGGCATGTCGATGTATTCGATGTTGGGCCTGGCGCCGAGCGCGGCATAGGCAGCCAGCATGAGGTCCTTGAAGCTGCGCGCTTTGCCGGTGCCGACGTTGAACAGACCGGACACCGACGGCGTCGCCAGCAGCCACAGGACGACGCGCACGACGTCGTCAACATAGATGAAATCGCGACGCTGATCGCCGTGCTCGATGCCCTCGCGATGCGACTTGAACAGCTGCACGACCCGACCAGCCCTCACGTCGTCGAAGCGTCGCGCCAGCACGCTCATCATCGAGCCCTTGTGATATTCGTTCGGGCCGAACACGTTGAAGAATTTCAGGCCGGCCCATTGCGGCGGGAGCCGGTCGCAGCGCGCCGCTCGTTCGGCAATTGCGAGATCGAACAGGTGCTTGCTCCAGCCGTAGAGATTCATCGGCCGCAATTTCTTCAGCGCCGGCAGCGAGGAATCGTCGTCGAAGCCGTCCGTGCCGTCGCCATAGGTCGCCGCCGAGGACGCGTAGATGAACGGCACCGCATTCATCGTGCACCAGTCCAGAAGGCGCATCGACAGGCGGAAATTGGTCTCGATGACGAGGTCGCCGTCGGTCGCTGTGGTTGCGGAAATCGCCCCGAGATGGATCACGGCCTCGAGCTTGCGGCCCTTCAGCCAGTCCATCAGCTCGGCGGGGGGAACGATATCCACAATCTGCCGCTTGGCGAGGTTGCGCCATTTGCCTTCGGTTCCGAGGAAATCGCAGACCACGACGTCGCTGCGGCCGGCCTCGTTCAGCGCGGCCACGACATTCGATCCGATAAAACCGGCCCCGCCGGTCACCAGCAACATTCCACCTACCTGCCCGATTTAAGTGCCCGATCCTGCCGTAGCGCATGATCCGCCAAAGTGTAAGCGGTTTTGGGATTGCTCTTCTGCCGGCTTTACCTCCCGGCCCGGAGCGGCTAACCGAGCCGCCATATCGGCACGTCTTCGGTCCTAATAACCAATGAACACTGATTCGCAACTTGGTGGTGATGCAGACCGGAGCGACACGCGCCCGATCCTGATCGTTCCCTACATGTGGATCGGCGATTTCGTGCGGAATCACACCGTCGTGCGGGTCCTGAAGGAGCGCTGGCCGAACCGGCCGGTCGATCTGCTCACCACGTCCCTGTGCGCCCCGCTGGTCGATTACATGCCCGGGGTACGCGCCGGCGTGGTCTGGGACATGCCCCGCAGCCGGCTCGCCGTCGCGCGCCAGTTCGGCCTGGCCAAGCTGCTTCGGGAACGGAACTACGGCACCGCCCTGGTGCTGCCCCGGACCTGGAAGGCGGCGATCGCGCCGGCGCTGGCCGGTATTCCCGAACGGGTCGGTTTCGTCGGCGAGTTCCGGTTCGGCCTGCTGAACCGCTGGCGCTGGGGCGAGAAGAAGCTGCCTCGCTTCATCGACAAGAACGCCGCCCTCGCCCAGCCCGACGGCGCGCCCCTGCCGGCGGAATGGCCGGTGCCGCAACTGCGCGTTCCGGCCGAGGACATCGCCCGCTGGCGCGAAGCCAATGGCCTTGGCGCCGGCGCCGCGGTGGCGCTTGCCCCAGGCTCGGTCGGCGTTTCAAAGCGCTGGACCTATTATCCCGAAGCTGCCCGCCTGCTGGTCGAGCGCGGCCTCGAGGTCTGGGTGGTCGGCGGCCCCGCCGAAAAGGGGCTTGCCCAGGAGATCGTCGCCGCCGGCGGCCCGGGGACTGCTGGCGGCCCTGGGACCGCTCGCGGCCCGGGGGTGCGCGATCTCACCGGGACCGATCTGCGCAACGGCGTCCTCGCCATGGCCGCCGCCGGCGTTGCGATCTCCAACGATTCCGGCCTGATGCACATCGCAGCCGCCCTCGGCACGCCGACCATGGGCATCTTCGGTCCCACCAGCCCCTACCTCTGGGCCCCTCTGAACGGCCTCGCCGCGACACTGGTGCAGGACAAGGAAGCGCTGTCCTGCCAGCCCTGCCAGAGCACGGTCTGCAAGGTGAACGACCACCGCTGCATGCGGAATATTGCAGCTAGCGAGGTGGTGGGAATTGCGCAGCGGGTGCTGAAGGAGGTGGGGGCAAGGGTGACCAGCTGAGCCGATCAGGGCTCGCGGCAATGATGACATCCTGCCACTGTTTTGCCCGACGAGTCAAAATGCGATTCGAAAAATCCGCAATAGATTGAGCCCTCTCGCCAAGCCATTGATTTTGCTGACCCCGCCTACTGTGCATGGGGTTGTTTTCGCAGTTTTTGTGTCGCAGCATCAGGAGCTGTGCTCAGAGCAGCGGCCGATAGATCTCGCCGATGCGCGCCGCCTCGGCATCGAGGCTGAAGAGTTCGAGCACCCGCGCCCGCCCACGCTCGCCCATCGCGGTCGCCGCGGCCACATCGCGCATCAGCGGCTCGAGCGCCGCAGCAAGCGCGTCGGCATCACCAGTCGGGATCAGCACGCCGCTGACGCCGTCCTCTACCACAAGCTCGGCCGCGCCGGCGCGTGCGGCGACCAACGCGCTGCCCGCCGCCATCGCCTCGATCAGCGTCAGCCCAAAGCCTTCGTTGCGTGAGGTGAAGGCGTAGATCGTCAGCCGCTGGTACCAGCGCTGCACCGCTTCGATCGGCAGCTCGCCGGTGATGACGATGCGCGATTGCAGGCCGGCTGCCTCGATGCGCTTCTTCAGGTCGTTGGCGAAGGGCGTCTGCTCGGCCGTGACCTGGCCGACGATGACAGCGATGAAATCGGGATAGCGCGGCAGCAGGCGGCACATCGCATCGACGAACAAATCGGTGCCCTTCTGCGCGCGCACGCGGCCGAAGCAGCCGATGGCGTAGCGGCCCGGCAGCGCGGCTTCGGCAAAGGCGGCGGTGCGATCGGCCGGCGGCGCATAGACATCGGTGTCGACGCCGTGCGGAATCACCGTCGCCTTCACCTTCAGGAACGAGGCCGAGAGATCCGATGTTGCGATGATCGCGTCCATGCGCCGGATCAGCCAGCGCGTGATCCAGCTGTGATGCCGCTGCGCTGCCGAGGTGAACACGAGCTTGAGCGGCCAGCCGAGCGCGCGCAAGCCAACGCCGGCGATCATCTCGTTGTTGCGGCGTGCGTGCCAGATCAGCGGTGCCTTGCGGCGCCAGAGCTGGAGGAAATCTCCAATGCTCAGGCGCGCGATCCCTTCCGGCGCGTCGGAGCCGAACCAGGCGGCGCGGTACAGCTTTGCCAGCCGCGGCGCCACCATCCGGTTGGTCGCGGTGACGCCGGAATAGCGCCTGTGTAGATTTGGCACGATCACTTCGAGATCGCCCTGGGAATTCGCCACGTCATGCTCCGTTTCGCAAAGTCCCTATACGCAACATTAAGCATAGTGACCAGTTCAGGCGCGCCGATACCCCCTCTTCACCACGCAAGCGCTAGCTTGGCGCGTTGATCGAAGACGGGTGAGATCATGACTGTGCTAGTCACCGGCGGCGCCGGCTATATCGGAAGTCACACGGTCCTGGCGCTGGCGGAGGCCGGCGAGGACGTCGTCGTGATCGACGATCTCTCCACTGGCTTCTCGGCCTATCTGCCAGAAGGCGTGCCGCTGTTCATCGGCGATGCCGGCGACGAGAACCTGCTCGAAGGCGTGATCGCCCAGCACGACATCGAGAGCATCATCCATTTCGCCGGCTCCGTGGTCGTGCCGGATTCGATGCGCGATCCGCTCGGCTATTACCGCAACAACTTCACGACCGCGCGCAACCTGCTCAACGTCGCGGTCAAGCGCGGCATCGGCCGCTTCATCTTCTCCTCGACCGCTGCCGTCTACGGCAATCCGGACCAGGTGCCCGTGTCCGAGCACGCGCCGACGCGGCCGCTGTCGCCCTACGGCTCATCGAAGCTGATGACCGAGATCATGCTGCACGACGTCGCCGCCGCCTACGGCATGCAATACGTAACCCTGCGCTATTTCAACGTCGCCGGCGCCGATCCGCAGGCGCGCATTGGCCTTGCCACCGTCGGCGCCACGCATCTGCTCAAGATCGCGGTGGAAGCCGCCACCGGCCAGCGCGCCAAGATCGACGTGTTCGGCACCGACTATCCGACCCCCGACGGCAGTTGCATCCGCGACTTCATCCACGTCACGGACCTGTCGCAGGCGCATCGCTCCGCGCTGGCCTATCTGCGCAATGGCGGCGCCTCGACCACGCTGAATTGCGGCTATGGCCGCGGCTATTCGGTGCTAGAGACCATCGATGCGGTGCGCCGGGTTTCAGGCCGCAGCTTCGCCGTGCAATACGCCCCGCGCCGGCCCGGCGACATCATGACCATGGTCGCCGACACCAGCCGCATCCGCAGCCTGCTCGACTGGCGGCCGCAATACGACGACCTCGAGACCATCGCAGCCCATGCGCTGGCCTGGGAGGACAAGCTGTTCCGCGAGCGCCACGGCGAGCTCCGCCACGCCGCCTCGGCCTAGAATCATCCCAAGCGCAAGCCCTTAATTGGGCTTGAAAAACCCGGCTTGAGCGGGCACAGAGGCCCATCGATCCCTGACGCGCGGGCAGGCTTTGTCCTGCGCCGTCAATGGACACCGGATGGCGCAGTTTCCAAAGAAAATCACCGACGATCCCTATGCGGCCATGGCCCTCGTGCGCCGGCTGATCACGGAACAGGGCATCGTCTACTGGCGGCGCTACCTCGTCGCCTTCGCTCTGATGGCCCTCGCCGCCGGTGCGACCGCTGCTGCGACCTACGTCCTCGGCCAGGTCATCAACCAGGCCTATGTCGACAAGAACATCCCGGGCATCGCGATGTTCTCAGGAATCACGGTCGCCCTGCTGTTCATCAAGGGCGTGGCGACCTACGGCCACATGGTGATCCTGACCAAGATCAGCAACGCGATCCTCGCCACCAACCAGCGCCAACTGTTCGCCAAGCTGATGCGCGAAAACGTCGGCTTTTTCTCCGAGCGGCACTCGTCCGAGTTCCTGGCGCGGCTGACCGCCGGCGCCAAGTCGATCACGGACGTGCTGAACATGCTGGTCAACGCCATCGGGCGCGACCTCTTGATGCTGCTCGCCATGATCGGCGTGATGGTGTGGCAGGACCCGCTGATGTCGTTCATCGGCCTCGTCGCGGTGCCACCGGCGATGCTGGTGCTGCGCAAGCTGGTCAAGCGCATCAAGGGCCTCGCCTTCAACCAGTTCACCGGCACTGCCGACATCATGGAGACCATGCAGGAATCGCTGCAGGGCATCCGCACCGTCAAGGCGTTCACGCTCGAAGAGACCATGCAGAAGCGCATCGACGAGAACATCGCGGTCGTCGAGCGCAACGCCAACAAGATGGCCCGCGTCGCCAACCGCTCCAACCCGCTGATGGAGATGCTGGGCGGCTTCGCGGTCGCCGGCTGCCTGATGTATGGCGGCTACGCCGTGGTCGCGCTCAACGCCACGCCCGGCGCGTTCTTCTCGTTCATGACCGCGTTCCTGATGGCGACCGAGCCGGCCAAGCGGCTCGCCCGCCTCAACATCGATCTCAACAGCCAGTTGGTCGGCGCCCGCATGCTGCTCGAGGTCGTCGACAGCCCCGCGAGCGAGCAGTCCGACGATGACAAGCCGGCGCTGAAGCTGACAGATGCCCGCATCGAGCTGCGCGACGTCAGCTTCTCCTATCGCTCGGGCGAGACCGTGCTCAACCGCATGAGCTTCGTCGCCGAGCCCGGCAAGGTGACTGCGCTGGTCGGCCCTTCCGGCGGCGGCAAGTCGACCGTGCTGGGGCTGCTCCTGCGCTTCTACGAGGTGACGCAAGGCGACATCGTGATCGACGGCCAGTCGATCTCGTCGGTCTCACGCAAATCGCTGCGCGCCCAGACCGCCTATGTCGGCCAGGACGTCTATCTGTTCCGCGACACGATCCGCAACAACATCGCCTTCGGCAAGCCGGGCGCCAGCGAGAACGAGATCGTCGAGGCGGCGAAGGCGGCCTGCGCGCATGACTTCATCATGGGCTTCCCGCTCGGCTACGACACGCCGGTCGGCGAGCACGGCACCCAGCTCTCGGGCGGACAGCGCCAGCGCATTGCGGTCGCGCGCGCGCTGCTCAAGAACGCGCCGATCATCCTCTTGGACGAAGCCACCGCCGCGCTCGATTCCGAATCCGAGCGGCAGGTACAGGAGGCGATCGAGCATCTGTGCCAGAACCGCACCACCATCGTGATCGCGCACCGCCTGCACACCATCATGCACGCGGACAGCATTCTGGTCGTCGAAGGCGGCGAGATCGTCGAGCAGGGCCGGCATGATGAGCTGCTCCGCCGCGGCGGCCGTTACGCCTCGTTCTTCCGCCTGCAACATCACGACGCCGGCGCTCTGGCGCCGATCAGCGCAACCGCATAGAGTTCGTTCCACCTCAAGACCAGCGAGACCGCACCTATGAACGCCGCCTCCTACGTCATCCCGCTTCCGCCCCAGGCTTCGCTTCCCGTCGTCGGCGAAAGCGGCCGTTATCCGGTTCGCCGCATCTGGTGCGTCGGCCGCAACTATCTCGAGCACATCCGCGAGATGGGCAATGACGAGCGCGCCCCGCCGTTCTTCTTCGCCAAGCACGCCGACATGCTGGTGCCCGACGGCGCCACCATTCCCTATCCGCCGCTGACCAAGGATCTGCATCACGAGGTCGAGCTCATCGTCGCGATGAAGAGCGGTGGGCTGAACATTGCCGCCGACAAGGCGCTGGACCACGTCTACGGCTACGCCGTCGGCATCGACCTCACTCGCCGCGACCTCCAGATCGCCTCGCGCAAGAAGGAGCGCCCGTGGGAGATCGGCAAGTCGTTCGACCATTCGGCGCCCTGCTCCGCGCTGCAGCCGGCCTCGAAGATCGGCCATCCCGCCAAGGGCAAGATCTGGCTGACGGTCAACGGCAAAGAAGCGCAGAAGGGCGACCTCACCGAGCTGATCTGGAACGTGCCCGAGATCATCTGGCAGCTCTCCCAGCAGGTGAAGCTCGCCGCCGGCGACATCATCATGACCGGCACGCCCGCCGGCGTGTCGCAGCTGCAGCCCGGCGACAAGCTCGAATGCGGTGTCGACGGCGTCGGCACGCTGAAGGTGAGCATCGGCCAGCCGGAGTAGGGCCTCGATATTGTAGGGTGGATTAGCGAAAGCGTAATCCACCACTACAGACGCACGACAACAAAGAACGTCAATTGTTGCTCGCGCCTATTGGTGGATTACGCTTCGCTAATCCACCCTACGGGAGCTACCAGGCCTTCACCGGCCGATTGGCATGGCTTACCTGCGGTACACCGCGATTGAGCGACATGTGCGAATGCACGCACAGCCAGCCATCGCCATTTTTCGAAAACACCATCGTCGCGCGGCCGGGGCGCGCAAACGTGCTGCCATCGGGATGATAGCCCGTGCTCGTCCACGGCGCGATCACGGTTGCCATCATGCCGTCCGGTGATACCAGAACGGACGTCTGATCGAGGACGAAGCGGAAGTCGGTCGTCTTCGGCCAGACGTTGTCCCATTGCGTCTTGACCCATTGATCGAGGCCGGGGATGACGTCGTTATGGGTACCGAAGGCGAGCACGTCGGGATGGAAGAGCGGCCGCGCCGAGGCGTAGTCGACCTCGCGGACATAGCCCGCGAAGGTCTCCAGCCACTCGCAGAAGACCTGCGTGATCTCTGCGTTCGCGGTCGGCAAGCAACTCATCGCGACGCGCCGATCACCTGATCGCCGACATCACGATGAGGCCGAGGATCAGCGCCGTCAGCGAGTATTTCAGCGTGTAGTAGACGTTGCGGTTCCACTCCTTCACCTTGCGGCTGGCGAGGTGGATCTCGTAGAGCTTGCCGAACACCTTGTTGAGCACGCCGACATTCTCACCGTCGACGTTCTGGGTCGCCGACGCCTTGACGATGTGATGGCTGACCCAGCGGTTGATCGCGGTCATGAAGCCGTACTTCATCGGGCGCTCGACGTCGCAGAACAGGATGATGCGGTTGACGTCGGTCGCATTCTCGGCGCTGTGGATGAAGGTCTCGTCGAACATGAAGGCTTCGCCGTCGCGCCAGACGCATTCGACACCGTCGACGAGGATCCGGCACTTGTTCGAGTTCGGCGTGACCAGGCCGAGGTGATAGCGCAGCGAGCCCGCGAAGGGATCACGATGCGCCCCTAACTTGCCGCCTGGCGGCAGCATCGCGAACATGGCGCCATGCACGCTCGGGATCGATTTGAGCAGCTCCACCGTCTTCGGGCACAGCGTGTTGGCCGACGGCAGGAAGTCGTCGTACCATTTCAGGTAAAATCGCTTCCAGCCGCTCTTGAAGAACGAGTAGAAGCCCCAATCGTTGTTCTTCGCCGCCGCGCGGATGAAGCCTTCGTCGAACAGGCGCACGGCCTCGTCGCGGATGGTCTCCCAGTTATCGCTGAGGGGTTTGAGCTCCGGAAACTGATCGACCGAGATCACCGGCCTGTTCGGCACTGCCGAGCCGGCGTACATCAGCACGTTGTACGGCGCGAGATAGGTCGAGTGGTCGCCGAGCTGGCGCGCGAAGCGCAGCCGCTGCTTGCCGCGGAAGTGAACGTAAATCGTCGAGGCGGCAAGCACATACAAAATGACGAGCTGCGGCGCAAAAAGCTGTTTCAGCATTTCCCCAATCCCAAGTGATCCAGCCGGGGTGTCGTGTAGCCCGACCCCGCCTGAGCGGCAAGATATTCGCCGGTGGGTTGCAATCACGCCGGAGAGAGCAAGGGGACGGAATTAGGGTCAAACTGGCCGAAACGAGCCGAATCAGGCCCGCGACAGCGCCTGCAGGCCCTTGAAGGTCAGGCGCTTGGGGTCGGTGACGCCGGCGAGGTAGAGCCGGCGGATGAAGGCGATGACGGCGTCGCGGTCGCAATCGGTCAGCGCGACGACGGCGTCGACCGCTGTTCTCTGGGCTTCCATTGGGCTCACCTCGACCTTGCGAGTAACCCCGGCCGAGACAGGCTAGGACTCATCCGTTAAATCGGCGTTAACCGTTGTGGAAGCGTCGCCGATTCAGCCGCCCCGCCGTATACGCAAAACAACGCATTGCGCAGGCGTGAAGCGGCTCAGCGCGCCTTGATGCTCTGCTTCAGCAGCGCGAACTGCTTCTTCAGCCGGGGCACGGCGAAGTCGGTGAAGGCGCGCACCTTGGGCACCGAAAGCCGGCCCTGCGGACAGATCAGATGCGCAGGCATCTCCGGATCCTTGTCGCCGGCAAGCAGGATCTCGAGCTCGCCGCGCGCGACCTGCTCGGCCACCTGGTACGAATACATCCGCGCCACGCCGCGCCCGGCCACAGTGGAGGCCACTGCCGCATAGGTGCTGTTGACGACGAGCCGCGGGGTGAACTGCACGGTGCGCGGCGCCGACGAGCCCGCCTGCGGCGCAAAGGTCCAGGAATTCGGCAGGTGCGCCATCGCGACGATCTGGTGCTTGGCGAGATCACCCAGCTCAGTGATGCGCGGATGCTGTTTCAGGTAACGGGGAGCGGCCACCACAACGCGACTGATCCCGCCGACCCGCATCGCCACCATCGCCGAGTCCGCCAGCGGACCGATGCGAAGCGCGATATCGACGCCTTCCTCGATCAGATTGACCGCACGGTCGAACAGCAGGAGTTTTGCCGACACGGTCGGATAGGCGTCGAGAAACGCGTCGAGGATCGGCCGCAGCACCATCTCTCCCGAGACCACCGGAGCGGTGATCGTGAGCAGACCACGCGGTGCCGTGCGCGGTCCGGCCGCGATGTCCTCGGCTTCCTCCAGCTCGGTGAGCACGCGGCGGCAGACCGCGACATAGCGCTCGCCCTCCTCGCTCAGCTTGATCGAGCGTGTCGTTCGGTGCAGCAGCTCGGCGCCGACCCGCTCTTCCAGAAAGGCGATGGCACGGCTGACGGCTGCCGGCGAGCGGCCGAGCTTACGGCCCGCGGCAGCGAGGCTCCCCTCGTCCACCGCAAGGACGAACAC from the Bradyrhizobium sp. WBAH42 genome contains:
- a CDS encoding fumarylacetoacetate hydrolase family protein → MNAASYVIPLPPQASLPVVGESGRYPVRRIWCVGRNYLEHIREMGNDERAPPFFFAKHADMLVPDGATIPYPPLTKDLHHEVELIVAMKSGGLNIAADKALDHVYGYAVGIDLTRRDLQIASRKKERPWEIGKSFDHSAPCSALQPASKIGHPAKGKIWLTVNGKEAQKGDLTELIWNVPEIIWQLSQQVKLAAGDIIMTGTPAGVSQLQPGDKLECGVDGVGTLKVSIGQPE
- a CDS encoding LysR family transcriptional regulator, producing MDRLDAMKVFVLAVDEGSLAAAGRKLGRSPAAVSRAIAFLEERVGAELLHRTTRSIKLSEEGERYVAVCRRVLTELEEAEDIAAGPRTAPRGLLTITAPVVSGEMVLRPILDAFLDAYPTVSAKLLLFDRAVNLIEEGVDIALRIGPLADSAMVAMRVGGISRVVVAAPRYLKQHPRITELGDLAKHQIVAMAHLPNSWTFAPQAGSSAPRTVQFTPRLVVNSTYAAVASTVAGRGVARMYSYQVAEQVARGELEILLAGDKDPEMPAHLICPQGRLSVPKVRAFTDFAVPRLKKQFALLKQSIKAR
- a CDS encoding nuclear transport factor 2 family protein, whose translation is MSCLPTANAEITQVFCEWLETFAGYVREVDYASARPLFHPDVLAFGTHNDVIPGLDQWVKTQWDNVWPKTTDFRFVLDQTSVLVSPDGMMATVIAPWTSTGYHPDGSTFARPGRATMVFSKNGDGWLCVHSHMSLNRGVPQVSHANRPVKAW
- a CDS encoding aspartyl/asparaginyl beta-hydroxylase domain-containing protein, whose product is MLKQLFAPQLVILYVLAASTIYVHFRGKQRLRFARQLGDHSTYLAPYNVLMYAGSAVPNRPVISVDQFPELKPLSDNWETIRDEAVRLFDEGFIRAAAKNNDWGFYSFFKSGWKRFYLKWYDDFLPSANTLCPKTVELLKSIPSVHGAMFAMLPPGGKLGAHRDPFAGSLRYHLGLVTPNSNKCRILVDGVECVWRDGEAFMFDETFIHSAENATDVNRIILFCDVERPMKYGFMTAINRWVSHHIVKASATQNVDGENVGVLNKVFGKLYEIHLASRKVKEWNRNVYYTLKYSLTALILGLIVMSAIR